The window TCGACGCCGTCTCGACCATGGCGGAAGAGACGCCCAATCCCAAGCGCCAGATTCCCGCAGCCATCATGCTGGTGACCTTGATCGGCGGTCTGCTGTTCATCGTCTCCGCCTATTTCGGCCAGCTGGTATTCCCGGAATGGGCGGCGCTGACTGACGCCGACTCTGCCTCGCTGGACGTGATGCGTCGCGTCGGTGGCGAGGGGCTGGTGACCTTCTTCACTGCCACCTATGTGGCGGGCTGCTTCGCCTCCGCGATGGTGTCCCAGGCCAGCGTATCGCGCGTGCTGTTCGCCATGGGCCGGGACGGCGCGCTGCCTCGGGTATTCGGCAAACTGGTGTCGAAGAAGCGCGTTCCCGCCACCGCGATCATGCTGATCAGCCTGCTCTCGCTGATCGCGCTGTTCGTTACCCTGGATACCGTCGCCAGCATGATCAGCTTCGGTGCGCTGTTCGCGTTCTCGGCGGTGAACCTGGCCGTGATCAAGCATTACCTGATCGACCAGAAGCTGCGCGGTACGCGCTACTACCTGTACTACGGTGCGTTGCCGGCGCTGGGGTTCCTCAGCACCATCTGGCTGTGGTCGAGCCTGTCCGGCATGACCTTCCTGATCGGCTTCGGCTGGATGTGCCTGGGTTTCATCTGCCTGCTCAGCGCCACTCGCCTGTTCCGCGATCGACTGCCGGAACTGCACATGGCGGAGTGATTGTTCACCGGAGTAGAACCGAGGTTCCTGGTGCTGCTCCGGCCTGCCGGTCGTGGATAGTTCTTTCCATTCTGACCATCGCGCCAGCGGTGGAAATCGGTCTAAAAAGTCCCGGTCCGCTTGCCGGGACTTTTGCTACCCTCAATCCAGTAGGTGAGAACGCAGACTGATGCGCAAGTGGATAGCAAGGAGACGTGGGGCACGTTCCCGGGGTACACGGCTGGCAACAACAAGATTTGTCCCATACGCCGCGTGAAGTGGAGAGGTTGAATCTCTTCCGCCAGATTCCTCAGAAACCTTGTAAGCCGGAGACCAGCGCCGGCCACCTACTAAAACCCAACCCCTTGAAGCCCGACTCGCGTGTCGGGCTTTTTTCGTTCCATCCGGGTCCCTGAGCGCAGGGATATCGGGGACAGAGCGAGTCGAGCGGCCACTCGGACGTCCGCCCGCGACCCCGACCGATACTGCGCGGGCCAAAGTCGCATGGCTCTATGGGGCGATCCTAGTGGCTGAAACGCCGGAGGAATTCTTCCACCGCTTCCAGCACCACCGCCTGCTGCTGGCGGTGCGGGACATGGCCGCAGTCGGGCAGCAGTTTCAATACCGAGGGCACGCCGGGTACCGAGGTGAGGCGCTCGGGGTGCGCCGCCGAGCCGTACTCGTCCTGCTCGCCGTGCAGGCTGAGGATCGGGCACTTCACCAGGGCCAGTTCGGCATCCAGGTTCCAGTCGCTGAAGTCGTTCGACAGCCAGGTATCGACCCAGGCGCGCAGCACCCAGAAGGCCTTTTCGCCGTGGTACTTCTGCAGGCGTTCCAACTGGCCCTCCTGGGCGAATTCCTGTTCGGCCGCGCGGATGCCATCGCGGGTCTGGTGCTCGACGAAGGCCTGCGCCGATTCGGTGATCAACGCCGCGCAGGCCTGCGGGTGCTGCGCTGCGCAGGCCACCGCCATGGCGCCGCCGACGCTGTGGCCGAATACCACGCAACGCTCGAAGCCGAAGTGCTGCTGTAACGCCGGGAGGTTCACCCGCGCCTCGTCGTCGATGAAGCCCAGGGGCAGGGCACCGGGGTGGCGTTCGGAGCGGCCGAAGCCGAGGCGGTCGTAGGCGATCACCGGGCGGCCGGTGGTGCGCGCCAGCTGTTCCGGGAAGTCCCGCCACAGCGCCACGCAGCCCAGGGAGTCATGCAACAGCAGGATCGGTTCGCCGCGTGTTTCGTCGGGCGTCCAGTCCTGGGCGAAGAGCTGGCCCTTTTCGGTACTGATCCAGTGTTCGCGGGTGCTGACGTGCAACGGCATGACGCTCTCCTGTCGTTTGGGGCTGACGCGCTTTTCGTTCGCCATAGTATTCCGGCCAGGCGCCCGCAGCGATGTTCAGACGAGCGTTCGGATGCAGCACTGGATCGAAAGCCGGCGTGCCGGCTCCTAAGAAAACCTTAAGGTGGCGCGGGGATGATGAGGACTTGCGACCGGAGCTGTCCCGGATAGTGCTCACGCCGGGTCCGGTCGTTTTTTTCAACTTGCATGGGAGTCCTGCCGTGGACACTTGCCCTGGTCGATTGCGACAGGTCTGAACAGCGAGCCGTCCGGCAGAACCCTGCTGCTGTCTCGCTGCGTAGCGGACAGTGGCGAAACGCATCCCCTGGCGGATGACGTTTCACCATTCCCCTCCGGGGCCTATCCAGGCCTTTCGATCTTTCGCGATCCATCCCCGATAGCGCGCCGGCCTCGCCCGGCGCATGGACCGGCCGTGCGCCGGATACGAGGTGGAACATGGATTGGAAAATCTTCCTGCTGCGGGTCGCCGTGGCACTCGCCCTGGGCGCCCTGATCGGCGCCGAACGCCAGCTGCGCCAGCGTCTCACCGGCTTGCGTACCAACGCCCTGGTCAGCACCGGTGCCTGCCTGTTCGTGCTGATGACCCAGGCCATGCCGGGCCTCTCGGCGGACGCGCCGCGCATCGCCGCCTACGTGGTGTCTGGGATCGGTTTCCTGGGCGGCGGCGTGATCATGCGCGATGGCCTGAACGTGCGTGGCCTGAATACCGCCGCCACGCTCTGGTGCACCGCCGCCATCGGCGTGCTGTGCAGCATGGGGCTGCTGCTGGAGGCCGCGCTGGGCAGCGTGGTGGTGCTGTGCGCCAACATCCTGCTGCGCGACATCGCTCAGCGCCTGAACCATCAGGAGGTGCTGCCGGCCAACGAGGCGGAGCAACGCTACGGTGTCGCCATCGTCTGCCGCGCCGAGGACGAGATCCAGGTGCGCAGCCTGATGCTGCACAGCCTGGACGGCGGCGAACTGCGCCTGCAGTCGCTGCACAGTGAGGACCAGCCCAACCCGGCCAGGCTGGAAGTGCGCGCCGAGTTGCTCGGCGGCCACGGCGCCAGCGGCCAGCTGGAGCGCATGGTCAGCCGCATCAGCCTGGAGAAGGGCGTCAGCTCGGTGCGCTGGCAACTGTTCGAGCTGGCCAGCGACTGAGGTCGATCGGCTTTTCGTAGGAGAGAGCTTGCTCGCGAACGGCCCAGGCGCCGAGGCCAGGAGGTTCGCGAGCAAGCTCGCTCCTACAGGGGACTTCGAGGATGGGGTGATCAGCAGCCGAGCTCAGCTCTCTCACGCCACGCCATCAGCGCTTGCGTTCGTCCATCATCAGTGACAATGACGCAGTCCATCAGGTCCCGGTCTTGACCTTGCTCCACACCCGTGTGCGGACTCGCTCCGTCTTCAGCGGCAGGGGTTCGAGCGGGAACAGGGTGGCCATCACTTCCTTCGACGGATAGGCGCCGGGGTCGTCGCGCAGCTTCGCGTTCACCAGCATCGTGGCGTCGCGGTTGGCGTTGGGGTAGCCGACGTAGTCGGAGCTCTTGGCCACCACCTGCGGGCGCAGCATGTAGTCGATGAAGGTCAGGCCCTGTTCGGGATGCGGCGCGTCCTTGAGCAGCACGAAGCTTTCCACCCACACCGGTGCGCCTTCGCGGGGGATGCTGTAGGCGATCTTGCGGCCATTGCCGGCGCGCTCGGCGGTGAGCCGCGCATCGAACACGCCGCCTTCCCAGCCGACCACCGCGCAGGTGTTGCCGTTGGCCAGGTCGGTGATGAACTTCGAGGAGTCGAAGTAGCGCACGTAGGGGCGGATCTTCAGCAGCAGCGCCTCGGCCTTGCGGTAGTCGTCGGGGTTCTGGCTGTTGGCCGGCAGCCCCAGGTAGTGCAGGGCGATGGAGACGA of the Pseudomonas sp. PSE14 genome contains:
- a CDS encoding APC family permease; the protein is MKKTTGVMDTSHPTHQPHRESTSSRTFRKSLGITALVVFGLAYMVPLAVFTTYGLVTRMTMGHLPTAYVITLAAMLLTAYSYGRMVQAHPYSGSVYTYTRKTFGAYFGFMAGWTLLLDYIFLPLLSYLLIGIYMSEYFPAVPAAAWILGSIALVTFLNLIGIESITRVNWILIVAQAVFIVVFIALSWSHMNAQTEPVSLLKPIYDEQFSFTLVMSGAAVLCLSFLGFDAVSTMAEETPNPKRQIPAAIMLVTLIGGLLFIVSAYFGQLVFPEWAALTDADSASLDVMRRVGGEGLVTFFTATYVAGCFASAMVSQASVSRVLFAMGRDGALPRVFGKLVSKKRVPATAIMLISLLSLIALFVTLDTVASMISFGALFAFSAVNLAVIKHYLIDQKLRGTRYYLYYGALPALGFLSTIWLWSSLSGMTFLIGFGWMCLGFICLLSATRLFRDRLPELHMAE
- a CDS encoding alpha/beta hydrolase, which encodes MPLHVSTREHWISTEKGQLFAQDWTPDETRGEPILLLHDSLGCVALWRDFPEQLARTTGRPVIAYDRLGFGRSERHPGALPLGFIDDEARVNLPALQQHFGFERCVVFGHSVGGAMAVACAAQHPQACAALITESAQAFVEHQTRDGIRAAEQEFAQEGQLERLQKYHGEKAFWVLRAWVDTWLSNDFSDWNLDAELALVKCPILSLHGEQDEYGSAAHPERLTSVPGVPSVLKLLPDCGHVPHRQQQAVVLEAVEEFLRRFSH
- a CDS encoding MgtC/SapB family protein, with product MDWKIFLLRVAVALALGALIGAERQLRQRLTGLRTNALVSTGACLFVLMTQAMPGLSADAPRIAAYVVSGIGFLGGGVIMRDGLNVRGLNTAATLWCTAAIGVLCSMGLLLEAALGSVVVLCANILLRDIAQRLNHQEVLPANEAEQRYGVAIVCRAEDEIQVRSLMLHSLDGGELRLQSLHSEDQPNPARLEVRAELLGGHGASGQLERMVSRISLEKGVSSVRWQLFELASD
- a CDS encoding polyamine ABC transporter substrate-binding protein, which translates into the protein MKAPRLLASALALATLIGAPLGGVQAADGPTVHLYNWYDFIAPETPGEFQQESGITPVLDVFDNAEVMQSKLMAGRTGYDVVVVSGDVLPNLIKAGVLQELDRTKLPNWPHLDPEVLATLQKNDPGNRYGAPYLWGTTGIGYDVDKIHELFGDQAPVNTWDLIFKEENIAKLSQCGVAMLDSPTEIVSIALHYLGLPANSQNPDDYRKAEALLLKIRPYVRYFDSSKFITDLANGNTCAVVGWEGGVFDARLTAERAGNGRKIAYSIPREGAPVWVESFVLLKDAPHPEQGLTFIDYMLRPQVVAKSSDYVGYPNANRDATMLVNAKLRDDPGAYPSKEVMATLFPLEPLPLKTERVRTRVWSKVKTGT